Genomic segment of Synergistales bacterium:
GCCGGTGCAGTTCAAATGGGCCCGCACCATGCACCGCGCCAAGGCGCAGATGGTGCAGGGTACGGCGGCCTTCGCCACCAAGGACGACAGTGACCAGCGCTCCTTCCGCAACGAGTACATCGTGCCCTTTGCCTTTCTGGCCGGCTACGGCGTGGCCAACCAGCACGCCTCCAGGACCACCGGCGCCACCGACGAGGACATCGCCGCCCTGGAGGATGGCCTCTGGAAGGGCACGGCCAACCTCATCACCCGCAGCAAGGTGGGGCACGTGCCGCGGTTCCTCTGCACCGTCACCTACAGCGAGGGGTTCAGCGGCCTGGCCGGTGCACTGGACGAGAAGATGGCGCTCACCGACAGGGAAGGCCGGCCCTTCGACGACGATGCCCAGCTGGCGCTGCGCTCCGTGCGGGAGCTGCGGCTGGATGTGGGCGACCTGGCCGCCTCGCTGCTGCGCTACGCCGACGACATCGAGCAGGTGCGGATCGTCGCCGACGACGACCTGGAGATCACCGGCCTGGAGGCCCTGGAGGAGAAGCTGGGAGAGCGCCTGGTCCACGAGGTGAGGTAGATGGCCGTTGCCTTTGACGTGCAGTCCAGCATGGCGATGTTCCGCAAGGGGTACACCACCACATCGTCCATCAGCTACCCCATCCCGCCGCCGACGGCCCTGGGCGGGCTCGTCGCCGCCATCCTGGGGATCGACACCGGCGCCGCCGACCATGCAGCCAAAGCCGCCTACTGGGGACGTCTGGGGGGCACCAGCGTGGCCTACAGACTCCTGCGGCCCGTCAGGTGGTTCCGATCGACGCTGAACTTCACCAACAGCAAGAATCCTCAGGTGAATCCGCGCATCCAGATCAAGCACCAGTTCCTCTCCTCGCCGGCCTATCGCGTCTACGTCAGAGGCGGCGTCGAGGAGGAGCTGCGGGAGCACCTGGAGCGGGGGAGCTCCATCTTCACGCCCTACCTGGGGGTGGCCTACGCCATCGCGGAGCTCTCCTACGTGGGCGCCTTCCCTTGCCGGGAGGTGGAGGAGCCCTCCCCGGAGGTCGCCTCCGTTCTCCCCTGGCTGGGAGAGGGGGAGACGCTCCCCGGGATCGACATCCTCGGTTCCGGGCCGGTCTTCAAGGAGGATGTGCCCTTGCAGATGGCCGAAGACCGCCGTCTCACCGGCTACGGCAGCGTCCTCTACTGCGGCGACCCGCACCGGCGGATAAAACTGGAGAAACGAGGTGATAGCGATCTCGCCCAGGTTGGAGACGATACTGTCGCCTGGTTCCCTGCCTGGTGAGGTGTGGAGCCACCCCCACCGCCCTCTGGCGGAGCATCTGGAGGGGGTGGCCGCCCTCGCCTTCGGCATGAGGGAGCGCCACCGCGTACCCGTGGAGGAGGAACAGCTGCGGGCGGTCACGCTTACCCACGATCTGGCAAAGCGGGACCCGCGCTTCCAGCGCTACATCCGGGGGGAGGGGCAGGGCACGCCCCACGCCTGCCCCTCGGCCCGCTTCGCCCTGGATCTCACCGGTGACCTTTTGTCCGCCGAGGTGGTCTGCCGCCACCATACGGTTGTCAAGGAGTTCGGTGAAGCCGTGGCTCAGTGGTTCGGCGACCATGCCTGCTACGAGAAATACGTCGCCGCCATCCGCGGACTGGACCCCCAGTGGCCTCTGCGGTTGGCCG
This window contains:
- the cas7b gene encoding type I-B CRISPR-associated protein Cas7/Csh2 codes for the protein MAFTKRREMVFAYTVKDANPNGDPLNANHPRFDEETGQILASDVRIKRTVRDHWISEGHRVFVDGEKKTLKSRVEELRTELGTKTGRETLAQCIDSRLFGATFALGKESFAWTGPVQFKWARTMHRAKAQMVQGTAAFATKDDSDQRSFRNEYIVPFAFLAGYGVANQHASRTTGATDEDIAALEDGLWKGTANLITRSKVGHVPRFLCTVTYSEGFSGLAGALDEKMALTDREGRPFDDDAQLALRSVRELRLDVGDLAASLLRYADDIEQVRIVADDDLEITGLEALEEKLGERLVHEVR
- the cas5b gene encoding type I-B CRISPR-associated protein Cas5b, with amino-acid sequence MAVAFDVQSSMAMFRKGYTTTSSISYPIPPPTALGGLVAAILGIDTGAADHAAKAAYWGRLGGTSVAYRLLRPVRWFRSTLNFTNSKNPQVNPRIQIKHQFLSSPAYRVYVRGGVEEELREHLERGSSIFTPYLGVAYAIAELSYVGAFPCREVEEPSPEVASVLPWLGEGETLPGIDILGSGPVFKEDVPLQMAEDRRLTGYGSVLYCGDPHRRIKLEKRGDSDLAQVGDDTVAWFPAW